The nucleotide sequence AGCAAAACACATCTAGCTTCTGTTACGATTTCATAGAAGATCACACTGGGATCCAATAGCATGTACCTTAGCTCAAATTCGTTTGCAGATTTATCCCAATAGaattttccttcttttctagGGTTGGTTAATGCACGAAGAAATTTAGCAATCTCAAAAAGTACAGGCAAGGAAGCGGCGTGGGGCTCCTCATTTTTTTCCATATATGACTCAATCTTGTAGGCGATTTTCGACTTGGTCAAGTACTCGTCTAGTTTATGTATGTTTACTAGATCTCCAGTGGAATCTAGAAAAATATCCTCCACTTTGACTTCTTTACCTGGTGATGCCAGTTGAGATTCCATAAACTTTGTCAATACTTTGCAAAtctttgtcaatttgaCTATGTTGATTCGATTTCCACTGTTGAGTTTCTTGGCAAATTTCGTCAAGtatattttcaaagattgCATTACTTTGTGAAGTTGACTGACGGTAATTTTCACTGAGTACAACGAGGTTATCGAATCAATAATATTATGAGCTTCATCTATAATGACGATTGCGTCTTTGATGTTGAGCCCCCATGCTTCTCGGGCagatttttggaaaagtaaTTGGTACGGTAGTGAGACAACTTCAGCAGAATCTAGACCTTTTCGTACAGAGTAATAAGGACACGCGTGGAGTTCAGTACCCAATGTTGCAAGATCTTCGATATCACGAATTCGCGATAAACTCAAATCGGAAAACTCTTTAATTAGTGATTGATCTTTTGTTAGATAGGTACAACCTTCTTTGGTCTTCTGTAAATCAATGCAGGCATCGTTGATACTTTGATTACCAAGCTTGGATACTTTTTCATTGACGCACAACTGCTTTCGAGACCCAACTGGCAAGTATTTGGTCCGTTCTGTCATATCATCAAACGAGGCATCAAAGGTTGTAAGTCGTAGCTGACttgaaaattgattcaattgggAATGGGTtcttgaagaaaagaatattttggttttgcaattgtATTCCTTGGTCTCGTGCTCTTCACGATGCATTAATCGATTTATTTCCTTGTTGAGTTTTAGGTTCTGTGCTTCGATTAAATCAGACTCGGCATCACTATGGTAATCATCAGGTAGAAATGTCTCTTCCTGAGCAACCTGGCGTCTTTTGACCTTTTGTCGGATTTTCGATTCTGCTCTGATCTTATCTCCATGACtcttttcaacttgatcCAAATGTAGCTCAAACTCTTTGAGtttctcttttgatttatcgACTATGGAACTTCTGTAGGACTCTTTCACCCACTCTGGTTCATCATCGCTACTTTCCTCTGACTCTTCGTCCATTACAAATACATGGTTTCTTTTGTACTCTCTTAACCAAGTCATAGTGGAACATATAATTGATAAAGTCTTCCCCGTTCCAGTTGGGCTTTCAAATAGGCCAACTTTGTAACCATTCTCAATAGTATCGTAAATGGCATCCATAAGCTGCACCTGAATGTCATATGGAGTAAATGGATGGTTGTAATTTCGGCAAATGGTTGTGGGAcacattttcaacaatggatATATTGTAGATGAATGTTTGTACATGCATCACCTTGAATTAATTGGTTGGATCCTTAGCAATCGACAGAGCCTCAAGTCATAAAAGTGTGCACTATGACCTTTGAAGCTGATCTTGTGGAAAGCCCTTCGATGAGTACGCGTCGTACATCAACACGAAAAAAAAGTGTTGCACAATTTCTAAACCCGAGACCACAACATTGACCAAAAATGTCATCCATTGCAGATATAAAATTGAATCGAGTTGACCTTGCATTAGCTCGTCATGACCCGATTCAACTATCCGATAATCTTCAACTAACGCTAAATCTGTACAATGAGTTGACCATAGTTGAACCACGGTTTCCATCATATCATAATgcaatcaacaagaatCGACATCGAACGGTATTGAATACCAAGGAAATATTCTCCACCGGGACTATATTGTATTCGGAGGCAGTTAGTAATTTACCTGTGGGTCGGTTTAAGGATGTAGTGTTCAAAAATGCTGATGAATTCTATAATATTACTGCTCAAGATCCTATTATAGTGGAGCACCGATGGACTTCAATTAGTCACCGTACAAGAGATTCCTGGTTGGGGGTATTGTTCAATACTGGTGAGCTTTTGGTTTTAGGTCGTGAAAACCACAATCAATCCTACAATTATAAAGTAAAGATTAATGTATTTGAAGCGTTGGTGAAACTATATCAGATTCCATATTACGAAGGGAGATGGTATGTCAGTGCTGAGGAGTTTAAACGACTCAGGCTAAAgtattttgtatttcatGGTAATGAGTTGGTAGTCGTTGATTTGAGTAACAGAATTACGATTTTCGACTCTAGCATGACTGTGgtgaaacaaattgattttgctaAGGAGATTGCAAAACTTTCTTGGGAAAATGATACTTTATTGATTATTGGAAAGGATAACTCGCTACTGTTGGTTGGAAACGATATTCGAGAAATCTATTCGCCTCAAAGAggtcaatttcaaaaggtTAAAATAATTCAATATAAAGACAAGACTTTAATCATTGCAGTGTTTATGTCAAAAGTAGtcatctttgaaaatgacaatGTATTCGAATATGATACAGAAACTTGGTACACTTGTACATCCATTGTCACCGGAAAAGGCCAGTCCTTGTCGATTGTGTTGGCGTACGAAGATGCCACCATTTTAACACTTTTATTTGATGGAAATaatatatcaaaaatatcCAATGACTTGTCATGGTCATTACTCACGGAAAAGGCATTAAATCAGTTTCAAATATCCCTGGAGGATGCAACAACAGAAGGAAGTATAATTTTACATGGCATTCAGCCAATAACTGATAAGATACTAGGGGTGGTGTACAAAGTATTACCCAAGAATGCTCTCCATTTTCGAATTCCTTCAGAACTAAGTGTCAACTTGGCATTCATACAATTGGAGTCATCGATGGGATTACTCAAAGAGCCCGTAATCAACACATCAATAGCTAGGCTTGCCTGCTTCTACCTTGAGAATTTCCCAACCATACCAGTggttattgatgatttgacCATGTCACAATTGGACAAGATTGATGTGTTTATACCACTGCTACATGTATTTGTGAGTGAAGTATTGCAGCCTAGAGAGTTGCCGAAACCAACCATAAAGGGTGATTTACAACAGGATTTGATTGatcattttgttcaaaataacgatgttgttgaaaatcaatttaagCATTGTTTGGCTACGTTACTTTTGGCTGCACTTGGGAACTTTAAGACCTCGGACAACGGAATGATAGGTAGCTTATACAAACAAGTGAAACATTTTCATACTACTCTAGAGGAAAGCTTACGCAGATATATTGTGGAATTGCTAATTCAAATAAACCAAGGGAAACATGGGAAAAATGAAGTGGACAGGTTTTCTTTAATAGCACAAGGACTTCAACTCGGcctcaaattgaatgatgataaaGTCATACTCAAGGTAGGCATGAATTTTGTTGAGGAGTTCATCATTGATTCCCAAGATGATTCCActacaatttcaaataataTGATAACTTCAACTTCGGGGTATTCTTGGACCACTTGCGACTTAACCAGAATCCCGATTGTTGATAGGAAGACGAAAATAGATGAATTAGGAAGCTTCAAGTACTTGTATGGAGAGCAAAATGCTCCTATAGTGGATACGCTTCGACATGTGATTGACTATTGTTATATTAGTGGAAATAGAATTTACACAggtcaattttgaaaagaaagaggagAATGCGGGTTGCTAGCTCGCCTCCTAGTGATTGGTATTGTCTTCACTATATTTGGTAGCTTTGCCCACGTTGTACATTACATTTATTCTTTATACAATGAGTTTATTGTTCATTCATTTTACGAACGTTTATGGAaatgttacacaaaattgaacgTCTTTTCCGAGTTTGTCCATCCCCACAAATCGGATTAATTATTTTCATATAAAACGAGCATCATTCCGTGTGTATCTACGTATTTCCCAACTTTGTTATACAACAAACTTTTTGTTTGACTCTAGCGAAAGCTAGTTGCAAAAGCGAGTACAATATTTGTTTGAGGCGTCGGTGCACCCAGTGTGTGAAGCACAGAATTCTCTGCCCGCCCTATTGTTAACGTCCGGAATACCGAAATAGGACTAAGATTTGCGCATATAAGATCTTCTTCTATTTCAAAAGCTATTAAGCTTCGACTGCATCGAATCTTGAAAATATACAAAGCTGGAGGTAGAATTTTGAGGACAACTCctgtattctttttttctcacAAAGTTCTTCATTTGTCAATGGAATTTGTCACGTcattttttattcttttgtttacttcttttcattttgtggttggtaaatcatcaagaaaTAGATGCTGCtgtaattgaaaattgggGGACAGGAAAATCGATAGGGAGGTTGATAGCAAGCTTGAGGTTACTATACACTTGCTTTCTTTGGGGTGCCCTTCAAATTATACGAAACACAATTATTATCAAAATGCGGTAATTTTAATTGATCTCATTAAAAGAGCTGCTTCAGCCAAAATGTTCACCCCATATGATACAGCGTCAGTTAATACTGTAAGCTGATGCTATATTTGGAGAAGAATTCTGTAGTTACGGGCCTTCCTAGAAGGCAGCCATCTGTTTAAGTCAATTGGGAGTATCTATATTTAGCTTTAATAGTGTcgtgttgtgttgtgttgtttcGTGTCGTGTCGTGCTGTGTTTGAATTACGACAATTATTATCCGACAGCAAACCATTCTCTCACACACACACTCTCTCTTTGTTCATTcataacaaacaaaaaaagacTGTataaaaattaattttctctctcattcaatttaataTCCCCTCCAAAAATAATCATTATACTTTtacattcatcaatttacTATACATTCATCATATCCCCGTACCCACCAATAGATATATACACCTACataaaacaatcaatatCCATTCTTAGACAAACCACCACAGCACCTTCACTACTCTACCCTACCACTTATTGTGATACACCAGACTAAACTTAaccaacaaagaagaaaaaaaatagtgAATACGAACAATGTCAGATGAAGTATTTTCTGGCGGAGCCACTACTTCACAACACGTGGATGCTGAAGACGACgatcattttgaaaacaccaCCTTTAAGTTGAAAAGAACGAGATCTTTAGGTCtacttgatgaattcaTACCGGAAAAGCTCAAAGATCAATCGTTGGAAACTGAGAAAACGCCGAGAAATACAAATAATGGCGCCAAAACAACCACATCATCAAACGATCATCTGGATGtcaataat is from Candida orthopsilosis Co 90-125, chromosome 1 draft sequence and encodes:
- a CDS encoding Chl1 protein (S. cerevisiae homolog CHL1 has DNA helicase activity, has role in mitotic sister chromatid cohesion, negative regulation of DNA recombination, donor selection and localizes to nucleus); the encoded protein is MYKHSSTIYPLLKMCPTTICRNYNHPFTPYDIQVQLMDAIYDTIENGYKVGLFESPTGTGKTLSIICSTMTWLREYKRNHVFVMDEESEESSDDEPEWVKESYRSSIVDKSKEKLKEFELHLDQVEKSHGDKIRAESKIRQKVKRRQVAQEETFLPDDYHSDAESDLIEAQNLKLNKEINRLMHREEHETKEYNCKTKIFFSSRTHSQLNQFSSQLRLTTFDASFDDMTERTKYLPVGSRKQLCVNEKVSKLGNQSINDACIDLQKTKEGCTYLTKDQSLIKEFSDLSLSRIRDIEDLATLGTELHACPYYSVRKGLDSAEVVSLPYQLLFQKSAREAWGLNIKDAIVIIDEAHNIIDSITSLYSVKITVSQLHKVMQSLKIYLTKFAKKLNSGNRINIVKLTKICKVLTKFMESQSASPGKEVKVEDIFLDSTGDLVNIHKLDEYLTKSKIAYKIESYMEKNEEPHAASLPVLFEIAKFLRALTNPRKEGKFYWDKSANEFELRYMLLDPSVIFYEIVTEARCVLLCGGTMEPMSDFTKFLMPQIPDHQIKRFSCQHIIPENNLKVFTVDKWGSEFDFSYNRRDDMLQMDRLGQFILQVCQVVPRGVVVFFGSYSFLYKIVQHWQQTNTYQKISALKAVFQEPTNSSNVDSVLFEYSNVINSQKKGAILFSVVGGKLSEGINFSDNLARAVVMVGLPYPNAFSGEIVAKRTFIESQVIEKGGSAQRAKESSSEYYENLCMKAINQSIGRCIRHANDYALIYLVDKRYKQPRVQNKLSKWVKDRLVISDDAIDGSAKFFHFKSQKDLV